Proteins co-encoded in one Flavobacterium fluviale genomic window:
- a CDS encoding DUF3575 domain-containing protein: MKKNYLIIIMLSSIFSVNAQNNNEKKNEVKINVISPLAGSFEATYERNLNAKSSLGVSGLYVFNDNADEDMNYSISPYYRRYFGKKYASGFFAEGFGMLSSIDGKKVYEINDTSKFTEDPDVIDFSLGIGLGSKWVTKSGFIFEVNAGWGKLLFNPDKTDHTQVVRFGFHLGYRF; the protein is encoded by the coding sequence ATGAAAAAAAACTACTTAATTATCATCATGCTATCTTCAATTTTTTCTGTAAATGCACAGAATAACAACGAGAAAAAAAACGAAGTCAAAATAAATGTGATATCACCTTTAGCTGGATCATTTGAGGCTACTTATGAAAGAAATTTGAATGCTAAATCATCTTTAGGTGTTTCAGGATTGTATGTTTTTAATGACAATGCCGATGAAGATATGAACTATTCCATATCTCCCTATTACAGAAGATACTTTGGAAAGAAATATGCTTCTGGCTTTTTTGCCGAAGGATTTGGAATGCTAAGCTCAATTGACGGAAAAAAAGTCTACGAAATAAATGATACTTCTAAATTTACGGAAGACCCAGATGTAATTGACTTTTCCCTTGGTATAGGCTTAGGAAGTAAATGGGTTACTAAAAGTGGTTTTATATTTGAAGTTAACGCCGGCTGGGGAAAACTATTATTTAATCCTGATAAAACTGACCACACTCAAGTTGTGAGATTTGGCTTCCATTTAGGATATCGATTTTAA